Genomic window (Tribolium castaneum strain GA2 chromosome 2, icTriCast1.1, whole genome shotgun sequence):
TAAAATGCGACCTCGACTCGTCAGTTCTTCCTTCAGTTTGTCCTGTTTCCTTTGTATTCGATGTAGAGGAGATACGTTGCGAATCCGTAAACCAGGGCGTTGAAAATGCCGAAAACCTACAACCAacaaatactatttttttagttattttttcaagtctTACCCCCGCAGCTATGTTGGCGCCCCTGTGCCAGTGCGGCCCCCCGGGCCATATCGAGAGCTGGACAATAAACGCAATGACGTAAGCCCCCGTGCAGATCGCCGTGTTGACCAACTCCTGCAATGAGCTCACCGTTAACGCGCTCCTCTTGGCGCGACTATAAACAAATCTGTTCGCATTTCGCTgtttacgtttatttatacaCGAAATGCGACCAGAGCTGTCCTTTGATGTCCCGAAATTCGGGAAATACGCACTGTGAGTATCCAGTGGATGGGCAAGTTGAGCGCCTCCCGAATGCCCAGAAAGTAGACGAACACCCAAATCAGGGTGCCGATGAAGCTCGTCGTCGCGACGAAGAGGAAAAAATGTGTTCCTGAAAGCCATGCTGGTGACGCTAGTGACATACATAGGATACCTAATATctgaaaaaaaagacataaaagttaattCAAGGTTGTTGATAAATAATACCTATAAATAACCGAAGTCGCTGCAAAAACGCATTTGAACGTAGGTACGTGGATTTAATTGCATACGTGCATTTTTCCACCTACTAATATGGAAACTATCAATGTAAGGGCTTGGAGCGGAAGTAGTGATAGTGgcgataaattaataattcggAACAGCAATGGCACAACTTTCCACAAAATAATGTGTGAAATAGCACATTTGGAACAGCTAATTACATATAAATGAGGCAATTTCATGACCGATCGATGATGTAAGGCATGATTGTATCAATATTTTGTACACTTCCACTTTTATGAATATTTGCCATTATTTACTGTAAATTTATTCAAGGTCATGGGCTTGTAGCTGTAAATCTGATACctgcattaaaaataacattatagtagtttttacatttttattcctTTCTATCGTCATTTCAAATGAAGTGATGGCATTTAGCTAAAGTTGTTCACAATTCTCTtcataattataaaatcaaaaacagaaaCAGGAAAAAACATTAACAACAAAACTGTTGTCGTTgcatacaaatatttttttccagctGGGTGTCACCAGTTATCACTGTAATCtagtgtgtgatctgtcaacagcgtcagCAGCGTCAAGCCCGAATAAgtaacaaaattaacaaaaaagtttgaacaaattttgataagttaaactaaacaaaaacaaaagtaaaaaaatctattatactcgttttataagacttattTATAGCACTCATTCTGTTGAAgtactccttcgtcgtgctccaaaaccattcgtgccacaatagaacgtataacaatatactatttttacaGTTACACAAATTAGTCCTCAAATGTAACAGAACGAATCAAGatggttttttttctttccatGTGATTTCTATTTTTCCTTGTTTTTTGCCAGAACAGTAACAAAGCgctcaaaagttttttttgagaaccaaaatttataggaaatttattcaagGTCATGGGCTTGTAGCTGTAAATTTGATACctgcattaaaaataactagtagttttacatttttattcccCACCATCGTCATCTTTAATGAAGTGCTGTCATTtagttaaaattgtttattattttcttcattattataaaattaaaaacagaaaacaggAAAAAACGATAACAAGAAAACTGTTGTCGAAGcatacaaatatttaatttttttccagctgGGTGTCACCAGTTATCACTGTAATCtagtgtgtgatctgtcaacagcgtcagCAGCGTCAAGCCCGAATAAGtgacaaaattaagaggaaatagtttgaacattttgataagttaaactgaacataaacaaaaagtagaaaaaatagtatattacagtCGTTTTATGTAGCACTCATTCTATTgaagcactccttcgtcgtgctccaaaaccattcgtgccacaatagaacgtataataatatactatttttacaGTTACACAAATTACTCCTCAAATGTAGCAGAACGAATcaagatgtttttttttctttccatgtgatttctatttttctatgttttttGCCAGAACAGTAACAAAGcgctcaaaatttttttttgagaaccaaaatttattggaaattt
Coding sequences:
- the LOC661069 gene encoding uncharacterized protein LOC661069 gives rise to the protein MMTETVVNVQEAPNNNAANKPQTSDQPLAWIKLNVDYFKTTPGLLKIAELILGILCMSLASPAWLSGTHFFLFVATTSFIGTLIWVFVYFLGIREALNLPIHWILTELVNTAICTGAYVIAFIVQLSIWPGGPHWHRGANIAAGVFGIFNALVYGFATYLLYIEYKGNRTN